The window CCGAGACGGAAGCGCTGCTGGCGCGGCTTGAAGCGATTACCCTCGATCACGGTGGGCGCATCTATCTGGCCAAAGACAGTGCCCTATCGGCGGAGGGGTTTGCCCGCATGTACCCGCGCCTCGATGCTTTCCGCGCCGCCGTTACGGCGCTCGACCCCGAGGGTCGTTTTTCCTCCGACCAGGCCCGGCGCCTGGGGATTCGCTGAGGTGCCTATGAGTAAGCCGCTGCCCTCGATGACCGACCGAACCTGGTTGATTCTCGGCGCCTCCTCCCCCATCGCACGGGCGTTCGCCCGATTGGTTGCGGGCCAGGGGGCGCGGCTGATCCTGGCAGGCCGCGACCGCGACGATCTTGCCCGCAGCGCCGCCGATCTGCGCTTGCGCGGGGCGAGCGCTGCCATCGTCGAGATTTTCGATGCCGAGGATATGGCCAGTCTGGATGCGCTGGCCGACCGCGTGAAACAGCAAACCAGCCCCGGCGGCCTCGACATCTTCCTCGCCTTCGGTCTGATGCCCGATCAAAAGGCGATGGAAGCCGACCCGGCCCTCGCCACCCGTTGCCTGACGGCGACCTTCACCGGCGCCGCCCGCCTCTTGCTAGCCCTCGCGCTGCACCTCGAAGCCGGGCGCGCGGGGCGGGTTATCGTCCTCGGGTCGGTCGCCGGCGACCGGGGGCGGTTTAGCAATTATGTGTATGGGTCGGCGAAAGCTGGTCTTGCAGCTTTTTGTTCCGGCCTGCGTGCCCGGCTGTTCCGCCAGGGCGTTACGCTGACCTTTGCCAAGCCCGGCTTTCTTGATACGGCAATGACCTGGGGCCTGCCGGGCATTTTTTATGCCGAAAGCCCCGAACGCGCCGCCGCAACCCTGCTGTACGCCAGCTTGAAGGGCAAAGAGGAGCTGTATGTCCCCGGCTTTTGGGCCTTGATCATGCTGATCATCCGGTCGGTGCCGGAGAAGATTTTCAAGAAACTGTCGATCTAGCCGCAATCACTTTCGCCGGATCATAGTAAAGCCCCAGCCGGAAGGCGCGGGCCATGCGCTGCGCCTTTTCCATGATCACGGCCGACGGGGCCAGTTCGAAGGTTTCCGCGAGTTGATCGGCGAAGAGGCTTAACCAGCGGTCGAACAGGGCTTCTGGGAAGGGCGGCAGTGCCCGGTGTGCCCCCATCGGATTCCCCAGATAGGCGCCGGTCCCGAGCAAGACCCCCGACCAGAAGGCGACCATCTTCGGTAAATGCTGCTCCCATTTGCCATCGAGGGCGCGATTGAACACCGGGCCTAGCGCCGCATCGGCCCGCACCTTATCGTAAAACCCGTAGACCATCGCCTCTATGCTGGTTTCGGTAATCTGCGATGCCCGCATTTTCTGTCTTTCGCTCTAGTCTCATTGGCCAAGAAAACCTATATCTCATAGACAGATTACGGCTCCGCCTTTTCCGGCGGCAAGGCCAGCAACGGACGAAGCTGCCATGCGATTGACGCGCTATACCGACTACGGCCTGCGGACATTGATTTACCTCGGCCTTAAGGGCGAGGGGCTGGCCACGGTGCCCGAGATCGCTAAATGCTATGACATCTCCGAACACCACCTCACCAAGATCGTCGGCGAACTGGCGCGCCTGGGACATATCCGTACCCAGCGCGGGCGCAACGGAGGCTTTGTCCTGGCGCGCGACCCGGCGGAGATTAACCTCGGCAAGCTCGTCCGCGCGCTCGAAGACAATTTTGATATGGTGGAGTGCTTCCAGGCGGAGGGGAATACCTGCCCGCTAACCCCCTGCTGTGCGCTAACGGGTATTCTGCGGGAGGCGATGGAGGCCTTTCTTAGTGTGCTCGACCGCTACACTTTAGTTGATGTCTTGGTGCCCAGTGCGCCGATGAGCAAAATCCTAGGCCTGTTCGCGGGTGTTTCGCGTATCTAAGTGATTTTCCTGAATCACCTTATGTAGCTTACATACATTTTAACCTATCGAATTTTGACCGATGGTCCGGTGGTGAGCACCTACCAAACCGGTTGCGAGGGCCTCGTGAAACTACTGGAGAAACGAAAAGCAATAAATTAAATATTGCTTATATTTTTAGCGACTTATAATATGTACTAAATTTACATCTTTTCCAGCCAACCGAGACACTCATGCTCAGTAGCCAGACAAACGCGATTATAACGGCGACAATGCCCATCTTGCACGCCCACGGCGCCTACATCCTCATACGTATGCACGAAATTATTAGTCCTGACACCAGCCTTCGCGAATTATATGGCATGAACCATCGTAAAATTACTATAGATCATTATGATCTTGCCAATACCATTATTAACCATGCAAAAAATCTGCTTATCTATGCAAGTCCGAATATTGAAATTAAGCATGCCAGATTACGGATTTCGCCAGATCGTCCTGAAGCGCTAGCAAATGCACTTACCCAGGCTCTTCATGACATTCTAGGAAAAACCGCCACGCCAGAGATTATCCGAGCCTGGACTGAGGCTATCGGCCCCAATGGGTTAGCTGTACGGCGCCGCTGTCGGTT of the Elstera cyanobacteriorum genome contains:
- a CDS encoding SDR family NAD(P)-dependent oxidoreductase encodes the protein MSKPLPSMTDRTWLILGASSPIARAFARLVAGQGARLILAGRDRDDLARSAADLRLRGASAAIVEIFDAEDMASLDALADRVKQQTSPGGLDIFLAFGLMPDQKAMEADPALATRCLTATFTGAARLLLALALHLEAGRAGRVIVLGSVAGDRGRFSNYVYGSAKAGLAAFCSGLRARLFRQGVTLTFAKPGFLDTAMTWGLPGIFYAESPERAAATLLYASLKGKEELYVPGFWALIMLIIRSVPEKIFKKLSI
- a CDS encoding group III truncated hemoglobin — protein: MRASQITETSIEAMVYGFYDKVRADAALGPVFNRALDGKWEQHLPKMVAFWSGVLLGTGAYLGNPMGAHRALPPFPEALFDRWLSLFADQLAETFELAPSAVIMEKAQRMARAFRLGLYYDPAKVIAARSTVS
- a CDS encoding RrF2 family transcriptional regulator, which translates into the protein MRLTRYTDYGLRTLIYLGLKGEGLATVPEIAKCYDISEHHLTKIVGELARLGHIRTQRGRNGGFVLARDPAEINLGKLVRALEDNFDMVECFQAEGNTCPLTPCCALTGILREAMEAFLSVLDRYTLVDVLVPSAPMSKILGLFAGVSRI